From a region of the Actinomadura luzonensis genome:
- a CDS encoding TetR/AcrR family transcriptional regulator, whose amino-acid sequence MTVWDRPEPPSRPAPVPLDRERIVAAALALADEGGLEAVSLRKVAARLDAGPMRLYGYISTKEELFDLMVDEVHGELLPDGPPAGGWREVLRERAHRLRQAARRHEWLADLLGGRPTLGPNALAATEAMLAALDGLADLDTVRRAVETVNAYVIGAIRIEIAHLRAERATGLSERDWQLANGAYVTRMLATGRYPALARAVHDGTEVGAEESFATGLEWVLDAVAAKLGPPPA is encoded by the coding sequence ATGACTGTGTGGGACCGGCCCGAGCCGCCGTCCCGGCCCGCGCCCGTGCCGCTCGACCGCGAGCGCATCGTCGCCGCCGCCCTCGCGCTGGCCGACGAGGGCGGACTGGAGGCGGTGTCGCTGCGCAAGGTCGCCGCCCGGCTCGACGCCGGGCCGATGCGGCTCTACGGGTACATCTCCACCAAGGAGGAGCTGTTCGACCTCATGGTGGACGAGGTCCACGGCGAGCTCCTGCCCGACGGGCCGCCCGCCGGCGGCTGGCGCGAGGTGCTGCGCGAGCGCGCCCACCGCCTCCGGCAGGCCGCCCGCCGCCACGAGTGGCTGGCCGACCTGCTCGGCGGCCGTCCCACCCTCGGCCCCAACGCCCTCGCCGCGACGGAGGCCATGCTGGCCGCCCTCGACGGCCTCGCCGACCTCGACACCGTGCGCCGCGCCGTCGAGACCGTCAACGCCTACGTCATCGGCGCGATCAGGATCGAGATCGCGCACCTGCGGGCCGAGCGCGCCACGGGCCTGTCCGAGCGCGACTGGCAGCTCGCCAACGGCGCGTACGTGACCCGGATGCTGGCCACCGGCCGCTACCCGGCGCTGGCCAGGGCCGTGCACGACGGCACGGAGGTGGGCGCCGAGGAGTCGTTCGCGACCGGCCTCGAATGGGTCCTCGACGCCGTGGCCGCCAAGCTCGGCCCGCCGCCCGCCTGA
- a CDS encoding FAD-dependent oxidoreductase — MSPRIAVVGAGPAGLTLARVLHRHGHPVTVLERDPAPDARPQGGTLDLHEGLGQRALDKAGLLPEFRELARPEGEAMRILAPDGTVLRDWPARDDGPGQPEIDRGQLRDLLLGPLDVQWGRGVAEVVPGGPPEGALVRFADGREERYDLVVGADGAWSRVRPALSSATPEYTGVAYVETGLDDVDTRHPDLARLVGDGSTAVYGVNRGLVAQRNSGGHVKVYAQFRAPLDWTDGLDLADAEAVRSRLLAMFDGWAGSVLDLLRHGTAFTYRALHVLPVPHTWTHVPGVTLLGDAAHLMPPLGVGANLAMLEGAELAESVLAGPDRLDAAVRAFEEQMWERATRWARFAAAGLERLVSPDPAAALALFDELQPA, encoded by the coding sequence ATGAGTCCTCGTATCGCCGTGGTCGGGGCCGGCCCCGCCGGCCTCACCCTCGCCCGCGTCCTGCACCGCCACGGCCACCCCGTGACGGTCCTCGAACGCGACCCCGCCCCCGACGCCCGCCCTCAGGGCGGCACCCTCGACCTGCACGAAGGGCTGGGCCAGCGCGCGCTGGACAAGGCCGGCCTGCTGCCGGAGTTCCGCGAGCTGGCGCGGCCCGAGGGCGAGGCCATGCGCATCCTGGCCCCCGACGGGACCGTCCTCCGTGACTGGCCGGCCAGGGACGACGGCCCCGGACAGCCCGAGATCGACCGCGGCCAGCTCCGCGACCTGCTGCTCGGCCCCCTCGACGTGCAGTGGGGCCGCGGCGTGGCCGAGGTGGTGCCGGGCGGCCCGCCCGAAGGCGCGCTGGTCAGGTTCGCCGACGGGCGGGAGGAGAGGTACGACCTGGTGGTCGGCGCCGACGGGGCCTGGTCCAGGGTCCGCCCGGCGCTGTCGTCCGCGACCCCGGAGTACACCGGCGTCGCCTACGTCGAGACCGGCCTGGACGACGTCGACACCCGTCATCCCGACCTCGCCCGCCTGGTCGGCGACGGCTCGACGGCGGTCTACGGCGTCAACCGCGGCCTCGTCGCCCAGCGCAACAGCGGCGGCCACGTCAAGGTGTACGCCCAGTTCCGCGCCCCGCTGGACTGGACCGACGGCCTGGACCTGGCCGACGCCGAGGCCGTCAGGTCACGCCTGCTGGCCATGTTCGACGGCTGGGCCGGCTCCGTCCTGGACCTGCTGCGCCACGGGACCGCCTTCACCTACCGCGCCCTGCACGTGCTGCCCGTGCCGCACACCTGGACGCACGTGCCGGGGGTGACGCTGCTGGGCGACGCCGCCCACCTGATGCCGCCGCTCGGGGTGGGGGCGAACCTCGCGATGCTGGAAGGGGCCGAGCTGGCCGAGTCCGTGCTCGCGGGTCCCGACCGGCTGGACGCGGCCGTGCGCGCCTTCGAGGAGCAGATGTGGGAGCGGGCCACCCGGTGGGCGCGGTTCGCGGCGGCCGGCCTGGAGCGTCTCGTCAGCCCCGACCCGGCCGCGGCCCTCGCCCTGTTCGACGAGCTCCAGCCCGCCTGA